One Tripterygium wilfordii isolate XIE 37 chromosome 10, ASM1340144v1, whole genome shotgun sequence DNA segment encodes these proteins:
- the LOC120007812 gene encoding PRA1 family protein E-like yields the protein MTSTSSAHYGAIPSPNTGFATRAIANTSSFFATRRPWTEFFNLSSFTRPYSVGEATIRLKRNLNYFRVNYALIILGILFLSLLWHPVSLIVYIIIFVAWFFLYFFREGPLVIVGRTVDDRIVLGVLAVVTIVALVLTSVWLNVLVSILIGAFLVVLHAAFRGTEDLYMDDAEGGDGGLLSVVGSPTPARYSRV from the coding sequence ATGACATCAACTTCCTCAGCCCATTACGGAGCCATCCCCTCCCCCAACACCGGCTTCGCCACACGCGCCATCGCTAATACCAGCTCCTTCTTCGCCACTCGCCGCCCATGGACCGAATTCTTCAATCTATCCTCCTTTACGCGCCCTTACTCTGTCGGCGAGGCCACCATACGATTAAAACGGAATCTCAACTACTTCCGCGTGAACTACGCCCTGATAATCCTCGGCATCCTCTTCCTTAGCCTCCTTTGGCACCCGGTCTCCTTGATCGTCTACATCATCATCTTCGTCGCTTGGTTCTTCCTCTACTTTTTCCGTGAGGGACCTCTTGTCATCGTTGGCCGCACTGTCGACGATCGCATCGTGCTCGGCGTGCTTGCGGTGGTGACTATTGTGGCCCTGGTGTTAACGAGCGTTTGGCTTAATGTGCTGGTTTCCATACTCATTGGGGCTTTTCTTGTCGTATTACACGCTGCGTTTAGAGGTACGGAGGATTTGTACATGGACGACGCGGAGGGGGGTGATGGAGGTTTGCTCTCGGTTGTGGGAAGCCCTACACCTGCCCGATACTCCCGCGTTTAG